Sequence from the Pseudomonadota bacterium genome:
CCGCACAGTCAACTCCAGGTAAAGGCTGGTGTACCTGGACCCGTGCTGATGGATTGCAGCTACACGTTTCCAATCTAATGGGCAGGGTCTTTATGGGTGGCTCGATCGATTGTCCCTTTAAGGGGATCGATGCGATGCTTGCAGAGCTGCCTAAGATTGAAAATCGACTGGTCCTGTGCGATTTTCACGCCGAAGCGACCTCAGAGAAATGGACGATGGGGCGTTACTGTGATGGACGTATCTCGCTCTTAGTTGGAACGCATACACACGTACAGACCTCAGATGCGCAGATTCTGCCTGGTGGAACGGGCTTTATCACAGATCTTGGCATGACTGGCAGTAATACAGGGGTAATCGGCATGGATGCAGGGGTGGCGATTAGGCGCTTTACCTCACCGACACCGGCGCCTTATCAGATCGCTGAAGGAGAGGGCATACTGCACGGAATCGTAGCTGACCTCGATACCAATACTGGCAAAACGCTCTGGATTAATGCGATTCGCGAGGGCTAGGACTGCGCTGTCCCCCCTCTTTCAGAGTATCTGAGAGCGTTCCGATATCGAACGGTTTAATAATAACGGCGTCGCTGTTGGGAGTAGTTATATTCTCTGAGTCAGAGAGCAGCACGGTTCTAATCCCTCCGTTGTTAGCAGGCAGCTCCCCGATCAGAGCTTGTACCGAGAGGCCTGGTAGAGAGTCTTCGATTAGGAGAATATCTACGTGACCGGCTTGCAGTAGCTTAAGCGCCTCATCCTTGTT
This genomic interval carries:
- a CDS encoding response regulator, giving the protein MNEHDGFMTVESKPERGTTISLYFPIFIPVEQRATTYKSQSLNGAGKIAVNNQDKRVLIVEDSNDLRSLLQDMVKSLGYRSTACSNKDEALKLLQAGHVDILLIEDSLPGLSVQALIGELPANNGGIRTVLLSDSENITTPNSDAVIIKPFDIGTLSDTLKEGGQRSPSPRESH
- a CDS encoding TIGR00282 family metallophosphoesterase, whose amino-acid sequence is MLNSFDLPNKKGLRILVLGDVVGKPGRQALEQHLRPLRQRLEVDVVVANGENAAGGAGIDAGTAHDIHKAGVDLITLGDHAFQRKGVLEFLDNNSAWCIRPYNLPAQSTPGKGWCTWTRADGLQLHVSNLMGRVFMGGSIDCPFKGIDAMLAELPKIENRLVLCDFHAEATSEKWTMGRYCDGRISLLVGTHTHVQTSDAQILPGGTGFITDLGMTGSNTGVIGMDAGVAIRRFTSPTPAPYQIAEGEGILHGIVADLDTNTGKTLWINAIREG